Genomic window (Chryseobacterium sp. H1D6B):
AGATTAGCAACTGAAATTAAACCTTTCCAATTAGGTTCAATGTTCGCTCAATTCGGAACTGGTTTGAAATTTAAAGTAAACAGAAGAATAGATATCGAAGGTAGATTAATGTATGTTGTAACTGGTGATGATGAATTCGATGGTGGAGGTTACAAATACAGTGCTATCAACAAACGTGAAGAGCAGGTATCTGATAATTTCTTCAATGCAACTTTAGGGGTTTCTCTAAAATTAGGAAAACACGAATCTCACTTAATGTGGCATGATCCATTGCAGGAAATTTATTACAAACTTGATGTTTTAGCTAATAAAAACCAAGATATCGAAGTTTGTAAAAAAGGTGATGCAGATAATGACGGAGTTTGTGATGATTGGGACAGACAGTTAGATACTCCTGCTGGTGCAAGAGTAGATGGTGCTGGTGTTGCTCTTGATACAGATTTAGATGGTGTAATCGACCTTTACGACAAATGTGTTACTGTACCTGGACCTGTTGAAAACAACGGATGCCCTACTGCAGTGGTAGGACCTGTAAAAGAAGAAGAAAGAACATTAGAAGGAATTGAGTTTGATTTAAATTCAGACAGAATCTTACCTTCAAATACTCCAATTCTAAACAATGCAGTTGGTTACATTAATTCATCTAATGGTGCTTACAATGTAATCGGTGCTACTGATACAAGAGCTTCTGAAGCTTATAACCAAAAATTATCAGAAAGAAGAGCTAACAGCGTTAAAAACTAT
Coding sequences:
- a CDS encoding OmpA family protein codes for the protein MKLSLAIVALALAVPTASYAQDSTAVSNGEYPNTFSSGSANISPFTNQSKRFNDWSISAGAGVPLIQSADLTSIKNGNGKNLFGYSAYISIDKAITHAFGLKIQYDRGETRQGWFNTKDAAPANASAYQQVGARTQYDAISILGDINFSNLLRRVDNHSPYRWALHGYAGVGTIAYRAYQKDETGQRLATEIKPFQLGSMFAQFGTGLKFKVNRRIDIEGRLMYVVTGDDEFDGGGYKYSAINKREEQVSDNFFNATLGVSLKLGKHESHLMWHDPLQEIYYKLDVLANKNQDIEVCKKGDADNDGVCDDWDRQLDTPAGARVDGAGVALDTDLDGVIDLYDKCVTVPGPVENNGCPTAVVGPVKEEERTLEGIEFDLNSDRILPSNTPILNNAVGYINSSNGAYNVIGATDTRASEAYNQKLSERRANSVKNYLIKNGVQSDKLNAIGRGKKDLKYPECNPATKCPEWKNRANRRVYFEAK